From Rutidosis leptorrhynchoides isolate AG116_Rl617_1_P2 chromosome 3, CSIRO_AGI_Rlap_v1, whole genome shotgun sequence, a single genomic window includes:
- the LOC139901975 gene encoding uncharacterized protein: protein MSGDDVVSRGHLAYKNQVRKNTFYFCRSSSLEDVLFAGHDPFKPYYMAIEDNNDRPINNRLNPQVDYVSKWSEGKALPTNDARVVVKFLKSLFATFGVPKALISYRDTHFANSLMENVLEKYGITHRFSIPYHP, encoded by the exons ATGTCAGGCGATGATGTAGTTAGCAGAGGGCATCTGGCATATAAGAATCAGGTCCGAAaaaacactttttacttttgtcggtCCAGCTCACTTGAGGATGTACTATTTGCAGGCCATGATCCTTTTAAGCCTTATTACATGGCGATAGAAGACAATAATGATCGCCCTATAAATAACAGACTTAATCCACAAG TTGATTATGTCTCTAAATGGTCCGAGGGCAAAGCCTTGCCAACCAATGATGCTCGGGTAGTGGTTAAGTTTTTGAAGAGTTTATTTGCTACGTTTGGAGTCCCAAAGGCGTTGATCTCATATCGAGACACGCACTTTGCTAATAGTCTTATGGAGAATGTATTGGAAAAATATGGTATTACACATCGTTTCTCCATCCCTTACCACCCttaa